The Telopea speciosissima isolate NSW1024214 ecotype Mountain lineage chromosome 11, Tspe_v1, whole genome shotgun sequence genome includes the window TGCAACTACGGAGCTAGAAAAACAAGAACAACATAGGGGTGGGTCAGACCGGTTGGTGCGGAGCATGGTTTTAGCAATTGGTATCAATATCGGTCTTTTCCGATATCGATCTAGATCGGTCCATACCAGTTTAGATCAGTCAGGTatatcattattttctttaaaaaattagttttttttgttttttatacattttacctTTGTCCATATTGATCCACTGATATAGAATCGATCAAGAATCAATAACGGTCTCCATTGATACCGACACAAATCGACCGTACCATGGGATCGAGGAGGAGGGTTGGTACTAATGATATTGTTGTCTTTTAAGAACACAACGGATTAGAAGTAAAGTTGAgtgaaattcattaccaaaaaagaGTTGAGTGAAATTTGATAATGAGAAATAAAGTCAACAAAGCTTGTTCACTGTATTTCCAAGTTCAAACCAAACACTCCACTAAattgttttcttctattttgttttatttaatatttttttgatgatattttatttcatttcagtcGCAACCACCAAACCGACCAGATCTGAACTTGGTTTTTGGGGGGCTACAGTTTACTTCCCCTCGCCAGGAAAGTAGCGTGTCAAATCAAAGCCGAAactaataaaatttaaaaacaattgaaaataaaaacccCTTTATTTTCAGTATTTTTGAATGCATATATATTAGAAACTGAAACCGTATTGATAGCAGCCTAATCATGGTCTGATAAGAAACCGATAAAAAACCGATCTAAATTGGTCCGAAACCGACTTTTACTTAAttgtttaattttgatttgACCTATTACTCATTTACTCGTTCCAAACAAATCCAAACCAATCCAAGCACACTCCCCTGCCATAAAGACAAAGAAATTTATTATTTCAAAAACTTCTTGATCGATTTATCtatgcatttttattttctagggttttgtacAGATGCCTCTGAAAAtgtccatttgtccaaatgtaCTCTTATAATTTTTCAATTTGCAAATTACCCTCTACTTTCAAAAGTCTGTAACACTTTGGTCTAATCCATTAGTCAGGGATGTTATGTTCAAACATCTAcatttttttgatcattttgccctTAATAGGGTAGAATGGCTAACTTGCCCTCACTACCATtcaaccctgcaactcatcttccaaaccctaactaTCTCCACCATAATCCATGGCCAGAACCCAATTGTTTGCACCACCGCTGCCAAGGGTTTCAGAGATCATCTATCCAACATCTCCACCGTAATCCATGGCCAGAAGAAACCCACCACCAAATCTAAattctttcaaagaaagaagggaaatcCATACTTTATTATCCGTGTCTACATCCAATTGTAGAAGTAGAGAAATCGAACAGAATATTAAATAAGACAGCGAAGACGAAGACTGAAACCTCGCATTCTTCTCCAATGGTGGAATGCAAGTGGAAGGCTCTCCACTGTAAGATTGACAAGCTCCGACGAAGATTTTGTAAGCTGTCTCTTAGAGCTTTGAATCAAAAAATTCCCATGAAATTTGGCAATCACAGAAGCGCCATTTTGGGCAATGAAATTTACTGCTTAGCATGAATTTCTGCAGATTCATCACCTCCTACTTGTTCTATTCTCCATTACTTCCGCCTTCTCAAACTAAAGTAATTCACCCTTCTATTAAAAACCCCATTTTGCCTGCTTTTCTTCACTACAGTCATGTAGACCAACATAAGCCATTtgatttcatttctttgtttaGAAGAGAATGGATTCAGAAGTCAGAGCCCACGATTGCTGGTGGAACCAATTTGTGCCTTCCAGAAGCTTTTTGTTCATGGGttctttctaattgtaactCAAGGTCATTGAAAGAGGGTGTAAATATCCAGAGTCCTCTAATCAAGCTGGGTCTACAAAACCACTTGTTTCTGAATAATCTCCTATTGTCTTTCTATGCAAAGTGTTTTGGGATTGAACCAGTACGTACAGAAGATGTTTGATAGATTGTCTTACATGGATGTCGTATCATGGACTAGCATGATATCTGCTTATGTCAGAAATGGAAATTATGAACAAGCATTGGAATTGTTTGATCACATGGCGATTTCTGGTTTGTTCTTGTTTCCTCTATTTTTCAGTCTACTGACCGAAACTCAGCCACAAACATCGAACTTGCGTTTCAGGCGAATATCAGGGTTCTACCATTGCCtcgattgctccaaggacttCTAGATTTATGCAAAGGCGAGGAAAAACAGAtttgatttgaagaaaaaaagctTGCTATTGAAGACCGTCATAGAGAACGATGAACAATACATCAACAAAGCCCCATTTGAAGGGGGAAAATCTACTAAGCTATTCTAAATCATTCCTACTCCTAAATAAAGATTAAAGGCGATATTTTGATCATCATTTGAAGGTCCTTTTCCTCTTGTCTCGCTTCTTATTTATAGCAGTTAAGCACCTCACGTCTCCTTCTGCTTGGCCCACTCAATCTCTACGTTCGTCATGTCCACTTCCCAAGGCGCACTTTACACTCCTAACCGACCACCATTGATAACTGTCACTGAGTGTCTGACCCATTCCCGACGTGCTAGGCCAACTTCCTTAGAGGGCCTCAACTGTTTCTTTGGGctggatcatcatcaaccatCCTGGACTGGCCAGTTCTTAAGCCATCGGGTCTATTCCCAGACTAATCCATTTTGGGGTGTAAACAAGGCCCCTCGTGACCTTTTTGAACGATGCTATAAAGTTCAAGACGGTCACGCTTCCTCGGTCATGCAAGCATCTTAAACCACTTGCTCTACGACATGACGTGTGATAGGATGACAACCTTTCATCGCCAAGCGTCGCTTCCCGCTTCGTTACCCGAAACACCTTGCCGACTTTTGCCCACTTTTCGAGGCTCAGTAATTACcatatcttcttttaaatttgcCTCCTCGGTCTCCTCAGCCtcattctcttcatcttcctgtttttctttcttcaaataCTTTGAGTGCAGGTTCAGTTCGGCATCGTCGTCATGGGTCGTCAGCAAAAAACCAAAGCTGGAAGCTCAAAATCTACCACTGAGCGCCTTCAGGAGTGGCGTGCATCTCTTCCTCCCTCAGTCAATCAAGAGGTACTTGCCCCCTATCGTGATCATCTAACCCTAGGTCCTTGTCTAGAAAACCCGGCCATCACTAAATCCAACCCAATGCAAATTTCCCAATACATCCTAGTGACCCCCTTCTTCTTGGGCACGGTACTCCTTCCTCCCCCTGCAGCGGATTAGGGTTTTCAATAGCCTCTGGCCCTTAAGGTATGACGAGTGGGCTGCTTGGGTGGGGAAACTTTCTGCCCATAAAGAGAAGGTTTGGCGTAAACAGGGTATCTATGACGCCATCCATATGTCCACTCTCGCTTTCCATTGTCATACGAACCTGCTCCATAGTGTATTGCATTTCTAGTCCAGTACCATCAACTCCTTCTACTTCTATTTTGGGATGATATCCCCAACCCTTTTGGATGTTCGCACCCTCCTGGGCCTTCCAGTCGATGGGGGGAAGAATTCAACGGGAGCTCTCTTGGCTCTAGAGAAGAATGGGGCCTAGAATTCTCAAAAAAGTCCAGTTATACTTCCTATTTTACTAAATTCTGACGGACCGAAGATCCCATTGACCTTCAGGAGTATGTGGCCTTCCTTATTTCCTGGATTTACTGGTGTCTCATCTGTACTCGGGCCGAGAAGATAACTAAGGCCTATCTTCGGCTAGCTAATGCTTTAGTTGATGGTCGAATTCTTAACCTAGTTGCCTTCGTGCTTTCTGCCTTGTATAGAGGTTGTAATGGCTTGGTATCCTTGAGCTTCACAAATGCCAGTGGCCCTTTTTGGGTGCTTCAGCTTTGGTTGAGCGCCTACTTCCAAGAATTCTCCCCTACTCCTGATCGGAGGGAGTACTCGGCTGTTGGCTTCAAATTTCTTTGTCATCCATTAAAGCAGCATTTATCTGAGTgttttcaattctttgccaaCCTACCAGAAGATCGTTAAGCCGAATCCTTCTTGCCGTTCCATAGGTCTCCGAGTCTTCCTTCTTGGCTTTACCCGGTCCTGCAAGACCCATCGGCCCATTCCTCTGTTTGGGCCCTCTTTCTAGCTGCATGTGACCACGACTTTGGTGTCTTCCTTGAGCCCACGGGCAACAATATGTGTGGGGTCGAGCCCTACAACCTTCAGTTCTTGGTGCGGCAATTTGGGCTTCTCCAATCCATACCCTTCccattttcttctctgatgCTGACGGCGCTCCCACCCGAAGGGTGCTGAAGAATAGGGAAAGTATCTGTGACGTATCATTTCTTGGTTAATGTGCTCTTTCAAACTTTCAGCTGTATTACTTTGAACCTGCCCCCGCAACCACTGCAGAGTTCGTGGCCTATTAGTCAAAAACCTATGCATCGGCTATCACCGATTCTTCATCCTTTGACGATTGTCCTTctgcaacttctatccctattGATAAGTTTTCTCACTTGCCATAGAAATCAAAGAAATGGTTAGCGAAAGAGAAAGGTAACTACCCAACTTCTTTCTAGCGCAACCTTTCTTTTAAAAAGCATGCTCTTAATTTGTCTATTCCTCCAGAAACTCCCCCAATACAGATCTCCGGTGATGATAGATCTGATGACCCCCTCTCTGAAGAAAAGACTAATGAGATTGACCATTCCGAAGTCCAACAAGTTAACTAGCCGACAAAGCAAGATCGGTCAACTGAACGGCCTTCTGAGGCCAAAATTGAAAAACAGAAGGATGAACCCCTTCGAAATGACCGTGATGGGCCTCAACGGTTAAAATGGTCACGGCGCCAATTTTGGCTCTCAAAGGCCCCGCTCGAGAAGCATCTGAAGCAAAATGGATGCTGAGGTCGATGAGGCCAATCTGACGAAGCTTTCCTGGACTGACCCTGGCCACTCCCTATCATTTGGAGCCCAGCTCCTGGCCCTCAAGCCATCAACTGTCTCGGTAGCCTCTCAGCCGTCAGTTCAAGCTCGCGCCTTGGATGGCAGCCCTTCCAAATCCATCTCCCGTCCTGTCATTCCTTCAAGTCCTGCTACTACGACGAGGACCCCTGCTCCCCCGACCACACCAATGATGACTGTCGAGGAACATGATCAACCTCTAGCTTTGGAGGTCATTCAAGCCCCTCTCGCTCAAGAACCTGTAAGGAATCATGACTCTGCACTTGTTTTGCTGCCCTAAGCGTGTTCTCACAATTACCCTTCCATTTGACAGCTTTCAAGTGTAGCAGACATGCTGGCCAATTTAGAAAATCTATTTGCATCTCCTCCAGTGCAAGTTCCTCCTGCGACTCCTGAACTTCCTCCTCCCAGCGCCCAAGATGTCGAAGAAGCCTGGAAAGTTTTGGGCTCCCTGATCGGTTTTACTTCTCAGCAGTTGTTGGATCAACAAAAGATAGAGGCCTTACGTGTAGCTGTATCTTGTCTTCAAACCGTCCCAAATCTTGGGGAACCTTAAGAGACCACCCTTAAGTGCTTCCCTGAGCTTATCGACATTATTAAAGAAAGTCTACCTGCTGCTTTTAAGACCATTGCAAAAGTTGCCCAGGAAACCAGAGTTCGGGAGGACCAGCTTTTTGGACTTCAGACAATCCATTGCCAACTTAAGGTGCATCACGAGgaaaaaaccaaactgaacaAGGAGGAACAGCAATTGGACGAGGAAATTCGTCATTTGGTAGAGAAGAAAAATGTTGTGGTTTCCCGAAGCATTCAGATCCAGGCTAAGATAGCACATTTAGTTGAACAAGGCCGCTCGGCGGGGACCACCTACCACACCGCCTTGAATCTAGAGAAGAAACTAGCTCTTGAGGCCGCTGCTGTGTCCAAAGATGTTGATGCTATTGACAACAACCTCGAGCTCCTCTGAACACAAATGTAGGTTGTGATCCCGTAGGAAACCAAGGAGGAAGCTCTACCAGGCACCCTGGCTATCCCTACCGAAACAGCAACTGACCCTCTGCTCTCGGCCCTTAGTTTTTTAGGCTGATTGGCATGCTCCCTTTTTTTAGGCCAATTAAACTGTTTTCGGTCTTTAGAGCTTTTGAATTACGGCCGATGCCATGCTCTTCAGCCTTttccccttcccttttttttgtgaggccAATTAAACTATTTTTGGCCTTTAGAACTTTTGAATTGCGGCTGATGACATGATCTTCGaacttttccccttcttcttaattttttaaaaaaaaaagaaaaggaccgGTTCTCATTGTGACGCTCTGTAGTCCCACATCGTACGATAGAATGTCTTTAGGTATCTCCCATTGGTTGGCCTAAGGTGAATCGCACCATCTGTAGACCTTAACCTGAAAGTACCCCCTTTTAGTACCTGATGTATGACAAAAGGGCCCTCCCAATTCGGGGACCACTTCCCATATGCAGGGTCCCTGTGCCTAATAGGAAGAATCGCCTTAAGAACCAAGTCCCCCTCTTTGAAGGCCTTATCCTTTATGTGCTTGTTGGTGGCCCTGACAACTTTGGTCTTCTAAGCCTGTATGCGGTTCAGGGCCAACAACCGCTCTTCGTCTAAATCTTCCAACTCGGTTAACATTGCATCCTGATTCAAGGAGTGTCAACTCATGCTGTCGGGCAACCCTTAGGGACTTCATAGTTATCTCCATTGGCAGAATTGCATCATGACCAAGAGTAAGCACAAACGGTGTTGTCCCAATCGCTGTCCTCTTGGAAGTTTTAAATGCCCAAAGTACTTCTGAAAGCATATCTGCCCATGTTCTGGGACTATCTTCAATTACCTTGGATATATTCGCTTTGATAACTTTATTGGTAGCTTCAGCCAGGCCATTTCCTTGTGCGTAATAAGGCGTCGAATGCATGACCGTTATGCCATATTCCTTGGCAAATCATAGTACTTCCCCTCCTACGAATATAGAGCCATTTGCCACAAGTAAGAGCCTCAGGGAGACCGAATCGATGGACTATGTGCTGCTTGAGGAATCTGACAACATTAGTCTGTGTAACTGACTTCATAGGGACTGCCTTGACCCACTTCATAAAATAATCTGTTGCCACTACCACGAACTGGTGTCCCTGCGAAGAAGGCGGCAACACTTTCCCTACCAAGTCCAAAGCCCATCCTCAAAACGGCCAAGGCTTGACGACTGGGTTGAATTACGTCGCTGGCACTTTTTACACTGGGCCATGTTTCTAGCAAGCACAACAACCCTTAGTGTATCGAATGCAATCCTCCAAGATGGTTAGCCAATTATAGCCACACCACAAAGTCTGTAAGTGGTTGCCCCTTAACTGACTTCTATGGCACATACTATAGAGCAAATTCTGTCAGGGCCATCATCCATTTCCCAAGCCTTCCCCTGAGCACCGATCTTGTGAGCATGTACTTGACTATGTCTGTCTGACACACCACATGCACGACCGTTGGCAATAGGTAGTATCTGAGCTTGGTACATGTGAAATATAGCGATAAACAAAGCTTTTCCAAAGGACGATACTTCTTTTATACAGTGGTTAAAGTCTTGCTTAGATAATATACCGCCTGCTCAAAACCAAACTCATTATCTTATGCCAACAAACCTTCGACTGAATCCGACGCAACTGCAATGTATAGCATAAGAGGAATTCCTCTCCTTGGTGGCATCAGAATCGGTGGCTTGCTCAAGTAAAGTTTGATCTTGTCAAAAGCCTTTTGGTGTTCCTCATCCCAACAGAACTGGTCTCCTGGCTTTAGTTTTAAAAGGGTTGAGAAAGCCCTTACTCGTCCTGCTAAATTCGCGATGAACCTTCTGAGGAAATTGATTTGGCCTAAAAACCATTTTAATTCCTTCTTATTTCTAGGAGGAGGGACTTGCTTGATTgctttggttttgttttggtcTACCTCAATTCCCTTCTGGTGAACtaggaaacccaaaaaattccTAGCGGATACACTGAAAGCACACTTCAAAGGGTTCATTTTCAAACGATGGAGCCTCATTCGGTCAAAGCCCTTCGCAAATGACCGAGATGTTCAGCTTCTTCCATGGACTTGATGACCACATCAACAATATAAACTTCCATGAAATCTCCGATCATGTCATAAAAAATGGTATTCATCCCGTTGGCATGTCGCTCCAGTGTTTTTGAGACTGAAAGGCATCACCAGCCATTCAAAAGTGCCAAGTGCCCTTGGGCATCTGAAAGCCATTTTTGAGATATGCTCCCCCACTATGAatatttggttatatcctgaatGGCCATCCATAAATGACAGGATTTAGTGCTTAGTGGTCGAGTCTATTAGCTTGTTGGCCATAAGCATAGGGTACTCCTCTTTTGGGGTGGCTACATTCAGGTCCCTAAAGTCAATGCAGACCCTAAGTTTGCCATTCTTTTTTATAACTGGCACTATGTTAGCCAACCATTCTACGTAATGGGCGGTCCTAATGAAACCTGCCCCTAGCAACCTTTCAATTTCATCTTTTATCTTTGCAACTACTTCTGGCGCCATGCGCTTAGGAATCTGTTTGATCGATTTAAAACCATTTATGATTGGTAGATGATGCTCTACTAGATTTTGGTCAAGGCTAGGCAACTCGGTATAGTCCCAAGCGAAGCAGTCTTTATATTCCATTAATAAATTCACTAGCTCCTTACAAAACTTAGGGTGTAGGAGGCCGCTTACATAAGTAGGCTTCTTTTCATCATCAGAGCCTAGGTTGATTTCTAACAAGGGGTCTTGGACTTCGGCCAAAGTCTTATCCATCTTCTGAGGAGCCGGCTTCAAGTCCTTCATCTCTAGATTGTTCCAAATAGTTTTGCTTTTTGTGGCTTGTTCAGCCAAGACGACCGGTTCTTGATTACACTTCTATTCTAGCCGGAGCAAAGCCAGATTCTCCATCACGGTCTTAATCGGGTTGTCTATCATCATCAAACCCGTGATTCAGAACCCTTGAAGGGAAGACCATCTGCGAATGATGGTCTAAACAATTCAGTTATAGCATAACCCAGCTGCTCAGAATCCTCAATTACTGTAGACGCCAAGCTCAAAGCGATGGGCTTGCCGTGCTCATCCTCGCCAAAGCACTTGATCGGTCCGATATCTCCTTCGTAAAACTTTGCCTCGACATGGATtgcattcaccaaaaaaaggCCAATTATCGGCAGACACCCATGCAACcttacctcttttttttccaGAATACTAGAACCTGATGAAGGGAAGATGGAATACAGCTGTTGGCATGGATCCAATCTCGGCCTAATAGCGCATTATAGTTAGCCCTTGTATCCATGACGAAAAAGGTTGTTAGCATCGAGCGACTCCCAACTTGAAGCTCAAGGGGTATAATCCCTTATGGCTTGCTCATGCCTTCGAGGAAATTCGTGACCGATACGTCGATTGCTAAGATGTCTATCCCATCTTTGCCCAACCGTTTCAGCAGTCGtgccaaaaaaatattaatagcAGCCCCATTGTCGATCAAGATTCTCGAAACTGGCTTCCCATCCATGCTGGCCTAGATGTAAAGCGGCTTGATATGTTGAACCATTTCCTGCGTTGGTCTCTCAAACACTGCCCCTGACCAACTCCCACTGTCGTGTCTTGCTTGTGCTTATACAAGTCAATCGATTAGGCATCGTCTAACACAGTCTCGGTCCCTTGTTCAATTCCCATTATTTTGGGACCATCACACTCTTCTTCTAGTCCTCCATCCAAATCAACGGCATCCTCTGGTGTAACCTGAAATGCTGGAGGGAGCACATAAACCATATTGACTGGGGAATTTAGTAGACTTACCGGTACTGATCCGATAAGGATTCGTACATACTCATGGAATTCAGTGTCATCAGTATACTGTTGTTGGAAGTAGTTCGATGTTCCCTTCAATGATGAGGATGCTAATGATGTTGGTGTCTCCTCTAGGGTAAGCTCTTGTTCCACTTCAAAGCTTGCTTCAGAATCAGTTTCTGTACGGTTGGTGCTTTCCCTATCATCACCTTCCCTCAGGACAATGCTTTTGCTTTTAGCAGGCCTTGGAGCCATTTGAATTTCCCTGGCTATGCCTTTTCCTTTCTGCTGGGTCTGCTCTTCTTTTTTACAGAGAGCAGCGGCTCGTTGCCTCTGCCATCTTCTCTTCTGTGTCTTTGTCATAGTTGTACCCCATCGAACGAAAACTTATGATGACGGGCTATGTTCCAAAACTTCTCTCTACGCTTAGAGGTCCTTGGTGGGATCATTCGGCATTGGCTTTAGCGCCTTGGTGACTCAACAACATCCCTGACTAGTTCTCCCCCTGGGGCAGCAAAAACTGACCTCAACCGTCTTGAGGCAAAAACCAAAGGCCTCGCCATTCAGTCCTTGACCAACAGCCTCTCTGTAGCTCTCCCGATCCTATCgcctgaggggccatgggagcGACTTCCCGTGGCCTCATAATGTCATCAGCCACGCTGCAGTAGTTCTCTTGATGGAGCTCGCCCTGAATACCGTCTCCCTCGGTCACGAGACGGATTCGATTCTCAGGACCACCTATACCTGCTATCCCGTCCCTTAACCATCGTAGGATTTATTCCTCGC containing:
- the LOC122644943 gene encoding uncharacterized protein LOC122644943 — translated: MHSTPYYAQGNGLAEATNKVIKANISKVIEDSPRTWADMLSEVLWAFKTSKRTAIGTTPFVLTLGHDAILPMEITMKSLRVARQHELTLLESGCNVNRVGRFRRRAVVGPEPHTGLEDQSCQGHQQAHKG